The genomic interval AGCGCGGCGACGGGGAAACAGAGCTGGAAAGTGGCGCTCACCTGATCACCCCTCCACCGATTTCATTGGACACGTCCGACCTGGACACGGCGGAGAGGAGCGCGGTGCCgtctgcaggggagaggagaggagaggaggaagacactgAAGGGGgaaggaaacaggaagaggagggagggcagtcAGAAGGAAAGGTGTCAGGTGGAAGAGAAACAAACAGTCCTATTGACAAATCCCAAGAGACAGACCAGGGCCAGGGTAAGGTGTCAGAGGGGCTGGGGTTTATTGTCGACGAGGTagagaggaaaaaggaggaGCCTTCGACAGACGCTGAGGAACTGCAGCCTGAGGCGCCTGTTGATGATGGAGCTAGGCTCGGAATGCGTGGGGAATCAGGTGTAACTGGCGACGACATCATAGAGAAGAGCGGAGCGCTTGAGGAGGCAGATGTGCCGTTCAGCCAATCCGCCGGTGTCAGCGAGACCGGGGAAAACACAGGAGGTGGGTTTGAAAGTCACGCGACTGACCCCTGTCAGATGTCGTCTCCTGGCGATGAggtcagagacacagaggaggcaCGGGATGCccgggggacaggaggagagcggaTCCGGGAAGTGGGGGAGAATGAACACTCCATCAGTGACGCCTTCCCAGAGACAGAGGCGGACGAAAGCCAGCTGAAAATCGACTCAGACCGAAACCAGCCGGGAGTGGCCCTCCCTTGCAACGAGGCACAGGTGGAGAAGACCACAGAGGAAGTCGTAAGGGCGGAAGAGGAGGGGCTTCAGGATGTTGAACCGCCGCCCCCGCCGCCCCTGACCGACATGGAGGCAGTTGAAAAACAGGAAGCACCAGAGCGGCAGCAGCTCGACGGTATCCTTCCACCTGTAGAGGGGGCCCAGGGAGGGGCCCGGAGCGGGAAACAGCCTGGGCCCGGCGAGAGtgaggaggctgagggaggagatCTGAGGGAGGGTGTTAGCCACCAGACGGAGGAGCGCTGCCAGGTGGCTGCGGATGACAGGGACAGGCCAGCcgggggaggggccggggggagggaggagcaggcggGGGATAGTGCGGTCACAGGGACGGACCCAGGTAGCGGCCAAGtgcagacggagggagggatctCACCGGGCCcggggggaggtgaaggagaggagcagccGCCCGTTGccgaggagacgaggagagtgCAGGAGGAGCACGGGGATTTAGATCACGTCGAAGAGGCTCTTGAGGTAGACGaggggggagacgaggggagaggacagccaGGGGAAGCTATTTTGGAGGACTCCCCGcctggagaagagggaggggctcGGCAGATGGAAGAGCCAGGAAATATCACTGAGGGCGCGACAAAGGAAGCGCCGTGTGGGGCTCAGGTGGGGCAGCAAGCAGTGTCAGTCCTCCTGGATCAGCCAGACtccagggaggaaggaggggttgaGATGGCGGAAGAGCCCGTGACCGTTCTGGATGATGAGGATTTAGCAGAGCACCCAGAGCCTGTCACTAAAGATGGAAAGGTAAACACAGAacttggggaggggggagaagggaagaagTCGGAAGTCGGTGGGGAAACCCCAACGTCAATGGAGGTGAGGGCCATGgagtcctcccagccccctgtaAGGGTGGGACCAGAAGGGGACGAGAAAGACCTCGCGAGACACGACGCCTCGGTGGAGAACGGCCTCCGGGAACCCCAGGAACAGAAGAAAGCCCAACGCGAGAAGGAGGAGCCCACGTCTGCCGGAAGgaagcctccctcctccctccggaGAGACGCCGAGTGGATCCCGAAGAACTCCTCCTCCGAGGAGAGCCGCGCCCCGCCGGCGAGGGACGACTGGATCAAGGAGCTGAGGGAGGTGATCAAGGAGGAGGCCCAGTCGCCCAAACGGAAGGCGGAACccttgaagaagaaaaaggtGGTCCTGATCCAGGAGACgccgaggagggaggagaggagggaggaggcgaggaagaccaaggaggaggggaaggagatgcCCAAGAAGTCGGTGAGGGTGGAGAGCCCACGACCTCAGCGGGAGGACCCACAAGAGTACGAGCTCTCTCTCTACGTCAAGGTAGGGCCAGACCAAAAAGGTttccccaactctctctctgacctctgcaGGTTCAGTGAGATGGTCTCTGGTGTTCTGTATTCACAATCTGCTTGTTTGATCCTGGGCTCTGGCATGGTGCTGTAGAACGTGTTTGGCTGGAGCTGTAGGTCTAGCATGGTGCTGTAGAACGTGTTTGGCTGGAGCTGTAGATAGTCACCAGCTTTGTAAATGATAATAATTTGGTTAtttagcttttatccaaagcaacatgcagaaggggatttgaacctgcaacctcttgatttgTTGTAAAATGCTCTAGCACTGAGCTATGTCCTTAGAACTAAACACACCACTTCACCATGACACCATATAATTGGGTAGACACTAGACAGGTGGCCGGTTTGCATTTCGGAGACACAGGCTGTGGTGTGTTTTGGCTTTGGATAGGTTTGTGTGAGGCCTAAGAATTCTTGTTTACAGTTCACATCTCTCATGTTGTTATGGACATGTTGCCAGTGTTACATAATCCAGGTAAGGGAGCGATGTACAGCACATGTCAGTTGTCGTAGGCTTCTTGACAACATGTAGTAGGTAAGTGTAGAGGATTTAATAGTTTGTTGGTTGTTGTCTAAAGTGACAACAACCACATAGCAGCTCCAGCCCTTTGATAAGAGCTGTATAGTGCCAGGTGAGAAGACAGATAACATTCAGCCAATCAAagatatctctttctctgtctgtcggtctgtctgtctctctctctctctctctctctctctctctctctctctctctctctctctctctctctctctctctctctctctctctctctctctctctctctctctctctctctctctctctctctctctctctctctctctctcacctaatCCAATCAGATTATTGGCACTAAAATGTCAACAGTGTCCTGAATCCCCCAGAATCAAAACCTTCTGTCAGGGATGGTGTGGACATTCTGTCTGTCCTATTTTCTTAGGTAGCTGCTAGTATCAATATAATGTGGTGCTTGAAGTGCCTGCTGCTCTGAAGGAAGTTGATGCTAGCCATGTCCGGCCTTAGCTTAGCTTCTTAGGAGATATTTATGTAAGTGTCTGCTCTGTGTTGGTCAGTTGGTCAGATAAAAGACTCAAGCTAGCTAAATCCCTTGCCAAGTTTAGAGGACAACACGCAGATAGCTACTGTATGTTCCTGTCGCTGACCAAATCTGTTCTAGTCAGCAGCTTGTAAGAGGTCGTCTGGATTTGATCTGGTGTGTAAACATTCTGAATCCTAGACTAATCGAACTCTTGGACCAGCATGCTGATACATCGATCGTGACATGTTTCCATTCCCGTCATGGTTCTGAGTGTAGAGTTTGCGTGGGTTTAGAATGAGAGGCACTCTTTGTGTTGCGTGCGTGTTTGCTTGTGATCGCACCTTGATCTCCTTATCTTATCTCATTAAGAGAGTGATATCCTAATCCTTCCCCTTTCTGGCTaattactctctcacacacacactgacatggtgACCCACACTGCCCATGCGTGTCtgatgtgtgtatactgtatagtTTTGAGCTACTCCTTTTGGACACTCATGCAAACGTACTGGGCTAAACTAAAACTCAGACACCCAACACTGTTCAAAACCTTCATTTACTGTACCTCGAACCATTAACCAAATACCAAGCATGTAAGTAACGTTAGCCATAGTCTTACCACCTGCTGTCAGAAATATGTTGGCGTGGTTCTGAGGTCCTGGGGAACACAGCACCACATTCCTGTGTGAGGCCACGGTGGTTTGGGGTCCAGCGCATGAGGCTCTAAGCCTGGGGAAAAATGTCCTAATAACCTGGCTGGTTCTTTCTAGGGTGGGTCACTAACACAATGGCTGCCTTTGTCTCTgccccagggggggggggagacgtggCCTGAGGCAGTGAGGCAGTGAGGCATGCTCATGCGGCTCGGGAGGCGGGAGGTTGGAGTCAGGAGACGGAGGGGCAGTAGGAAAGAaatgaggagggtggaggttgggggggggggggtttggtggaggaggtgagatgATTGAAAGGTAGGTGGTAGGGGGCAAGAGGCAGGAGGTGGAAGGTGGGGGACATTGAGGTCGAGGTTTTGGGGCgtgaggccggggctggggaggtggaggacacAGGGCTGGCCAGGAACAGCAGGGACTGGATAGGTGGATGGTTTGGGGTGTGGAGGGTTCCGATTGGCATTCTTCTacattcccttcctctctgcctctctctttatctttttatctctgtttctctctctgccccccccccccccccccccctcctcctttctctaagCTGATTAGACGGTAGACCTGCTGGTTGGAAGCAGACTCGGTGACATGGGGACAGAGGGGGTTACTGGAGCCTTTATGAAACACTTCATAAAAAGGCCACgtagagactcacacacacacgcctgcacacactCATAATGTTGTGGCTCATTGAGTTGTTCACAAAGCGGTGGATATACATATATGTGTCTctgcatgtatgtctgtgtttgtgtgtgcgtgtgtgtgtgtgagcacagtaggagtgtgtgtgtgtttgtgtgtgcgtgcgaatgCATGTGTATACATATCTCTCGTGCGTGTGTCTACAATCCCATCATAGTGGGAGGCTAAGATGCTTTCACAGTTGAGAATTCCATAGACGCCCACTCACGGACCACAGAACAGACTTTGCACTGTTCTGCTTGCCCACACAACCACAAAAGCCACGGCAACTGACTCCAGGACAGTTAGACCTGTAGTTTGTTCGTTATGTGGTGACAGATAGATTTTGGTGATTCAATCGAAACTGGTACAGTAGACCAAGGCAGTCTAGCATTGGTGTATTGCAGAAATAGTCAACTACATTGGTGTGCCAGTATCACAGAATTTGTCGAGCTGTTCCGAAGGCTGTGGTTGATTAAGATTTAACAGATTATCTGGAGATTTGACATCACACTCTACGAGGAAAGTGATCCAAGATGCTGAAAGCTTGCACCAAAGCGCTTGCGTTTTATAGAACACGCAAAACATTTTGACCGAGGCGCAAGTCCTTTTACGGAGCACACGTTCTCTGTCACTCGCGACCAAAACATCTGAATCCAGGATGAATACCCCATTAGAGTGCACCAGGGTGAGAGAGGTTAACGCCCAGACAATGTGTCTCTTCATAGTCACGTGTGCTgacaaaagagagagtgtgttgttTAACCATCTCActgtccccccctgtccccttgtcgcacccccccccccggcccaacgcccacccacacacccagaaCCGGGTCCAACTGCACCCAGACACAGAGCAGTCGCTCTGGGCTAGGGATCCACACGTCTCCTGGCTGGGCTGCAACGGAATCCGATTAATACCGGACCTGACTGGACAGAAGAAGGACCTCTTTACTGCAGGCTGTGTCTATATTGCCAGTTGAGGACAGCCGTGAGATGAGAAGTGGCTATTTTGTCCTTTCGCTTATCGACTTGCAATGGCAGTGGATTCATCACGCTTTGGGAATTCAAGGAAGAGTCCTTTTGTGTGTCATTTTAGTCATCCGTAGGTCATCAGCTCTTAAAGGTTGTCAGTGAGTGAGGTCATCATAGAGGAGGCGGAGCTTGTCTGGCAGGGCTCTTCCCCTTTCAAGCATACCTTGATCTGGATTGGTCAAGATGGCCTGGTTTGACATAGCAGCCAAAAAGCTGGGATTTCCCACTATAGAGCTTTTTGTAAAGGTAAGATAGTCAGCAATGGAGAACTCActgttggctgtatgtgtgtgtgtgtgtgtgttcaaactgttttgtgcgtgtgcgcatgtgtgaatCGTCAGGCTGGCAGTGATGGGGAGAGCATCGGCAACTGTCCTTTCTCCCAGAGACTCTTCATGATCCTGTGGTTGAAAGGGGTCATCTTCAATGTCACTACTGTGGACCTCAAgaggtacaacacacacacacacacattgcaaatATTTATTCTCCAGTGTTGATACAGAAAGCATGGAGAAGTTTGTATGTTTTAAAAGTGGTCCTTTTTAATAAAAGAATGTCTAAACGCACTGTTTGGTGGATGTGTTCTCCAGGAAACCAGCAGACCTTCAGGACCTTGCCCCTGGAACGAACCCTCCGTTTGTGACGTTTAACGGGGAAGTGAAGGTGGACGTCAACAAAATAGAGGAGTTCCTGGAGGAGAAACTCACGCCACCACGGTAAATCCCCAACTACTTCCTGTACAATGTTACACCAAGGGTGATTGGTCCGTACTGGTCCCTCATTGGCCAATAACGACCTCTTGGACCAATCCAGATGCCTGATGCAGCATGTTTTCCTCGACTCAGGTACCCTCGCCTGGCAGCCAGACACCCGGAGGCCAACACAGCAGGCATCGATGTGTTTGCCAAGTTCTCAGCCTACATCAAGAACCCCCGCAAAGACACTAACGACGGTAAGCAGTGAGGTCaaggtggcgtgtgtgtgtgtgtgcgtgactttGTAAGGTATCTGTGTTGGTGTGGCTTCAGTCTGAGCttaacctgtatgtgtgtgtgtgtgtgtgtgcgcgtgtgtgtgtgtgtgtagttcttgAAAAGGCTCTGCTGAAGTCTCTGCAAAGGCTCGATAGCTTTCTGCGGACCCCGCTATCGGACGAGCTCGACGGGAACAGCGCTGACAAAGCCCTGGAGTCGTCACGCTGTTTCCTGGATGGCTCCGACCTGACTCTGGCAGACTGTAACCTGCTGCCCAAACTACACATCCTCAAGGTACGAGCTCACTGAGGAACAGCTGTTCCAACATGGCAGTCTGACCTTGGTAcatctctcccagagcagagGTGTGTCAGTGGAGATAATGTAAGAAGCAAGATGTGCTTGCCACGACACAAATGATGCCAGATGGTCTTACGATTTATTAATGATGAATTATTCATTGGATCATAAGATTCTTAAGATTTGATGTCTGATTGTTCTGATTTGACTTGTGCTTTATTCTCCCTTGTTGCCATGCTAGGTGGTTGCCAGGAAGTACCGTGGCTTTGAGATCCCAGCTGACATGACAGGGGTGTGGCGATACCTGAACCACACCTACCAGAGGGAGGAGTTTATCAACACCTGCCCTGCCGAGAGGGAGATCGAGTTTGCCTACTTGGATGTGGCCAAACGGATCAAGTAAAAAGTGGGAGGATTAGGAATTACAAGGACCAATTCCAAACCAATTCCTCTCACCCTTTAATGGGATGTTGATGACTCTTGATGAGTGCAGGGATTGGTGGATAGGACTGGTGTTCAATTTTACATTTGGTTTGGAATTGGACCatagcattaaaaaaaaatacacgtgtttgaatgtgtgtgtgtatgtgtgtctgtgtactcacGGGTTGGGTTTCACAGTGGTTGTGTTGTACTGTCCGATGTGAATATGAGACCCATAGAATGATCAGGTCTACATGAAGAACAATGCTTTTAGTCCATTATCAGTCCAATACTAGACAAATGTTTGTCCAGTACTAGTCCTAATCTACAATGTGTACAATATCAAAGTCTATTGGATGGGCAATGTACTGTAGTCAGATTATATTGCACTACTATCCAACAGACTCCAAATCCCTGAGAGCATGTCTGAACTACATGAAGCAACCATGACCATTTAGTAGACTCCATGCTGCATTGTAAGAGTAATTGTAAACAATACACCTGTCATCATTTTCATTGTGAATCCAACACTATGGCCTTGACTACAATATATTATTATGTACCCATTTATGCATCGGAATCATTAATATGAGAAAGTCTCTCTAAATTAAAATCAACTTATTTTATTTCTTTctatttttcattttgtttgtcaATCAGAGTGGAAAGGCTGACAAGCTGCGAGGACAAGGATCTAAGGAGCCATGACAGTTGTCTACTTGTACCTTTTACAAAAAGCTAACTGTACTCACTATCACTGTACCAATAATAACATCACTGGTTCTACTAATGAATTGATCATGCTTAAATGTCTTATTTGCATGTACTGATGGACTGTCGGGACAGAGATGGGCGGGGCTTGATGTTGAGTAGCAAACCTGATTGGGCCTTCCCTGGCCATGTGATGGACTCTGGTGGCCAGTTTGTTTTGTGGAACTATGTGCACCAAAccaacacccacacagcccTGTGTACATGCCTTACACCCCTCAGCAGAGGAAGTCATATTAAACTGATCTCAGATCACTTCTGTGCTCGCGTGTGTGTCTTGTCAAGAGTCTCTCATGGTTTAGCCAGGGTGGAGGGTACTCAAGATGTTAtatagaggtcaaaggtcatctaGGTTCAGGAGCTGCAAGCTGAAGGATCTGGATGTTTGGTGTTGTCAGGAAACAGCACAGCTATGTGAAAGTAGCAAGGACAACGCAGACTGCAGATATGAAGACATAGTGTCAGCAGTGACATTAAGTCCTTTCATCCAGAAAAACATGGACGTCATGCACTAAAATACTATAATCAAGTAGACCTTAGATGTCCTTGGATTCTAACGGTTCAGTAAAGCTTCATTTTAGGTTTGGGGAGCCCTGTCTCCAAGGGAACGCGGACAGTTTTTGTGTCCTTTCTGTGGAACACTGAACCCAAAAGCCCTAGTATCAACAACTATCATTTTACAGCCCAGAATACACATGGCTGCTATGGTAACAAACAGTCCAGGAATCCCAGAGGCTTTCACACAGTATGTAGATTAATACTGAGTGTGAAGGCTGAGAGACAGTGTGAACATCcgacaagggagtcaggtggctgagccgttagagaatcgggctagtaatcagaaggtcgctggttgaATTCCAAGCCatgcaaattgacgttgtgacgttgtgAACATCCAACAAGGGAgtctggtggctgagcggttagagaatcgggctagtaatcagaaggtcgctggttcgattccaggccatgccaaattgacgttgtgacgttgtgAACATCcgacaagggagtcaggtggctgagcggttagagaatcgggctagtaatcaaaaggtggctggttcgattccaggccatgccaaattgacgttgtgtccttgggcaaggcacttcaccctacttgcctcggggaatgtccctgtacttacattaagtcgctctggataagcgtgtctgctgaatgactaaataatataaaataatgttTGAAGTAGTTAGAGTGTATTCCTACAACCATGTCAACATAATCTTTACTGTACAGTTCCACTCACCCAAGGTTCACATGTCAAAGTACTTGCTTGTTTGGGACCAAGGTATTCTCTGCCTTAGCTGTGTACTCGGCAATAGCTGCAGTGAAGCAAATGAAGACATCCTAGGGGAATTCACTGGTCTTTATGAAGACATGACTCAACTCATTGACGGGCTGCCATTTTGTTTCAAGTCCACAATGAACAACTAGGAGAGTGATATGTAGAAAAATAAACTTGTCTTTATTGTCCCAGATGTTTTGTCATGCTGAGGTCATCTTTATTTGAGCTGGCCCACGAAAGGCCTCACTCCAGGTTAACAGGCTTTCATGCACGAGTACACACGTCTGATTGGTCAGTACTGTTATTGATGAGCCAATGAAAAAGTTTGCCGCTGGCGCCGGCCCTCCCGATGCCTCGACGCTCAGGTTGCCTGGTGCCAGGGTCGCGGTGAGGAGGTCTTGGAGGGCTTTGGAGAGGGGCAAGTGGTTGGGGAAGTGTTGGTGTATGTTaagaggtggaggggatgggaggcgGGGTTgatagagagatgggagggtcaCTGAAGAGGGGTCAGTTCTGGGAGCAATACTTCCAGAAGCATACTGTGGTGGAGAGACGAAAGAtaaacagacacagaaagacTATTAAGACTAGAATATtatgctcttttttttttacacgtttTTCTCAAAGTATAAAAAGGGTAATGGAAAACACGTgaatgacccctgacctcccaccctcacctctcttATTGGGCTTCTTCGGCTGCGGAGGGAGAGACTTCTTGAAAGCCCAGCTGCTCGGGTCAATGTGATCCGTGCTGGCTTTGAGAGCATTACCACCGGCTTCCATCGGAGGCCCTGTTGTTGTTTtcacactgtcctctgcagtcaCCTGAGGACAAAGAAGAACAGACATCCTACTGTCAGTGGAGGTGTTGTGTCAGTTATTGAAACCTAACCTATTGGATCTGACAACATTGGACAAGTGTCATACATCAATACATAAATATTATTTTGGGAGTTTGGAAAACACAATATTAGAGACTGTTTTCATGTTTTGGTCGCACGATAGACTGCTCAATAATGTTTTTGAGGTGTTTTTGAGAGCTGCAATAGATACTTTTAAAAGATTAAATAATTCTTACTCAGCTTCTCTATGAGTTCATGGTCAAATTTTGCTCAACATTGCCCCCTAGGGTCACAACATGCAATGTGATCTTTTTTTTAACTTACCCGTTTATTTTTCTTCACAGAAATTTTGCCATTTGCTGAAACGTGACAAACAAATGTTATTAGAAATAAGAAATTAGaaatgtgtttggtgtgtgcatagtgtgtgtgtgatgactgtCTTATCTCACCTCTGGCCATCACAGTAATCCTCGTACTCAGGGAACCATTCATCACCCTGTGGAGTTCCTCCAGAGCGGAGAGCATCTTCAGAATCTGGGCTCGTCTACTTGGACTGCTTGGCACTGGAGCCGTCTTCGTTCGTTTGCCCAGACTGCTGGCCGCTGGGGTCGTCCCGTCGCCACGGGATGGGTTGGTTGTCATCGGCGACAGGTTCGCTTGTTTTATCAGTGTGTCTGCTGCTGACTTGGACCTTGCTTGTACGTCCGACTGACTTGCGGACGGATCAGGAGGTTCACCATACGCTGAAAGACACAGCTGAACGTTGACAAAGGTCACATCTAGGCTACCATCTCAGTTTGGGCGGCAAGATCTTTGGATTCTCTCGTAAAGCCTTTCAATAAATTCCGTTTTGTGTGTTTTCctatactttgtgtgtgtgtgtcggtaaaGTGAGATCATCCTCTGTGTGTAACGGCAAGGATAACTAAGACACA from Osmerus eperlanus chromosome 21, fOsmEpe2.1, whole genome shotgun sequence carries:
- the LOC134007750 gene encoding chloride intracellular channel protein 6 isoform X1, with the protein product MEEPGNITEGATKEAPCGAQVGQQAVSVLLDQPDSREEGGVEMAEEPVTVLDDEDLAEHPEPVTKDGKVNTELGEGGEGKKSEVGGETPTSMEVRAMESSQPPVRVGPEGDEKDLARHDASVENGLREPQEQKKAQREKEEPTSAGRKPPSSLRRDAEWIPKNSSSEESRAPPARDDWIKELREVIKEEAQSPKRKAEPLKKKKVVLIQETPRREERREEARKTKEEGKEMPKKSVRVESPRPQREDPQEYELSLYVKAGSDGESIGNCPFSQRLFMILWLKGVIFNVTTVDLKRKPADLQDLAPGTNPPFVTFNGEVKVDVNKIEEFLEEKLTPPRYPRLAARHPEANTAGIDVFAKFSAYIKNPRKDTNDVLEKALLKSLQRLDSFLRTPLSDELDGNSADKALESSRCFLDGSDLTLADCNLLPKLHILKVVARKYRGFEIPADMTGVWRYLNHTYQREEFINTCPAEREIEFAYLDVAKRIK
- the LOC134007750 gene encoding chloride intracellular channel protein 4 isoform X2, which produces MAWFDIAAKKLGFPTIELFVKAGSDGESIGNCPFSQRLFMILWLKGVIFNVTTVDLKRKPADLQDLAPGTNPPFVTFNGEVKVDVNKIEEFLEEKLTPPRYPRLAARHPEANTAGIDVFAKFSAYIKNPRKDTNDVLEKALLKSLQRLDSFLRTPLSDELDGNSADKALESSRCFLDGSDLTLADCNLLPKLHILKVVARKYRGFEIPADMTGVWRYLNHTYQREEFINTCPAEREIEFAYLDVAKRIK
- the urp2 gene encoding urotensin II-related peptide — its product is MHVFPAGVGLMVMLALGAVVDTAPTTLTKPAYGEPPDPSASQSDVQARSKSAADTLIKQANLSPMTTNPSRGDGTTPAASSLGKRTKTAPVPSSPSRRAQILKMLSALEELHRVMNGSLSTRITVMARGEIRQSSHTHYAHTKHISNFLFLITFVCHVSANGKISVKKNKRVTAEDSVKTTTGPPMEAGGNALKASTDHIDPSSWAFKKSLPPQPKKPNKRVCFWKYCSQN